In Spirochaetaceae bacterium, a genomic segment contains:
- a CDS encoding N-6 DNA methylase: MPQLELFSTSPVSRKDAGAYYTPDHVVWSLVRWAVRSEADLMLDPACGDGRFISSHAHSIGVERDRQAAAVAKQRSPLSRVHSGDFFDWAAITSERFDCAAGNPPFIRYQTFSGEVRERAFRLSAKLGADFTGLTASWAPFLVVTASLLRLGGRMAFVVPAAIGHAPYAAPLLEYLIGNFATVQIVAVREKFFPELSEDCWLLYADGHGGATEEIRFSVVDWFALSAEPPRQAASVPVAEWRRTWNRRLRPYLLNDSIRRIYQSIAIRQDSRAFGDLATIGIGYVSGANRFFHLRPSEADFWRIPEDYLQPTVRNGKVLPDRELTVDTIRAWLRRDQPMMLLRVPKTAQLPRSVANYLATEQGRRARQAYKCRMRHPWYSVPDVKVPDFFLTYMSGRAPSLVRNSASATCTNALHAVRVHREGDVDLILRRWSSPFVRLSCELEGHPLGGGMLKLEPREAARIVLPCTEKISTDALIEIDEGASVMRAWRHYPMERWN; the protein is encoded by the coding sequence GTGCCGCAGCTTGAGCTGTTTTCGACGTCGCCGGTATCCCGCAAGGATGCCGGCGCCTACTACACACCGGATCACGTGGTGTGGAGCCTGGTTCGGTGGGCGGTCCGTTCGGAGGCTGACCTGATGCTCGACCCGGCATGTGGTGATGGCCGTTTCATATCGTCCCACGCGCATAGCATCGGTGTTGAACGAGACCGCCAAGCGGCCGCCGTAGCGAAACAAAGGTCGCCGCTCAGCCGTGTGCACAGCGGCGACTTCTTCGATTGGGCCGCGATTACTTCGGAGCGCTTCGACTGCGCCGCCGGTAATCCCCCGTTCATTCGATATCAGACATTCAGTGGCGAGGTGCGCGAGCGAGCGTTCCGGCTTAGCGCCAAGCTTGGCGCTGATTTCACCGGATTGACCGCTTCCTGGGCACCATTCCTGGTGGTAACCGCCAGCCTGTTGCGGCTAGGCGGACGCATGGCTTTTGTCGTGCCTGCGGCAATCGGCCATGCTCCCTATGCTGCGCCACTTCTCGAGTACCTTATCGGAAACTTCGCTACTGTGCAGATCGTTGCCGTACGCGAGAAATTCTTTCCGGAACTGTCGGAGGATTGTTGGCTGCTCTACGCCGACGGGCACGGAGGCGCGACCGAGGAGATCCGCTTCTCCGTAGTTGATTGGTTCGCACTGTCCGCGGAACCGCCACGGCAAGCGGCGTCTGTTCCGGTGGCAGAGTGGCGACGGACATGGAATCGCCGTCTACGTCCGTACCTGCTGAATGACAGTATCCGTCGCATCTATCAATCGATCGCGATACGGCAGGATTCCAGAGCATTTGGTGATCTGGCTACGATAGGAATCGGCTATGTGAGCGGTGCGAACCGTTTTTTTCACCTGCGCCCGTCCGAGGCAGATTTTTGGCGCATTCCGGAAGACTACCTGCAACCGACCGTACGCAATGGCAAAGTGTTGCCGGACCGCGAGTTGACGGTGGATACGATTAGAGCGTGGTTACGCCGCGATCAGCCAATGATGCTCCTTCGCGTGCCCAAGACCGCGCAATTGCCTCGGAGTGTTGCGAATTATCTTGCGACTGAGCAGGGTCGGCGGGCTCGTCAAGCTTACAAGTGCCGAATGCGGCATCCCTGGTACTCGGTCCCGGATGTGAAAGTCCCTGATTTCTTCCTTACGTACATGTCGGGCCGAGCGCCAAGCCTGGTCCGGAACTCCGCGTCGGCAACCTGCACCAATGCGCTGCATGCCGTTCGTGTACACCGCGAGGGCGACGTGGATCTAATCCTGCGTCGATGGTCATCTCCCTTTGTCCGACTGAGTTGTGAGCTGGAAGGCCACCCGCTCGGCGGCGGTATGCTGAAGCTCGAACCACGAGAGGCTGCCCGGATCGTGCTTCCATGTACCGAGAAGATCTCGACTGATGCACTCATCGAGATCGACGAGGGGGCATCCGTAATGCGTGCTTGGCGGCACTATCCAATGGAGCGTTGGAATTGA